Within Methanobacterium sp., the genomic segment AACACGTATTAAATTTATTATTCATTTAAAAATAATTTTAATCCTCAATTTATAAATGTAATTACTTATTTAACCCCTAAGGTAAATATGCAAAAAGAGAATGGATTTAGAAATATACAAAAATTAGAAGAATTTTTAAGCTATTAAAAAATATTTAAATATAACCTTTAAATGATCCTAAAACAATATAATAGTACGTTGAAACTTATAATTCATTTTCTATTTAACTAGATTAATGGTGATTTTTATGGCAAAAAGAGATAAAAAGGTACTTCCACCAAGTGGAGCCGGTCTTGTAAGATATTTTGAAGAAGAAACAAAAGGGCCAACTTTAAGCCCAGAACAAGTAGTAATTATGACTGTAATTCTGGCAGTGGCCTGTATAGCACTACGATTTACACAATAAGTGTCTTAACACTTACTGCTTATTTTAAAGGAGATCATTAAATGGCAATTCATCCTATTGAGTTCAGATACGGTACTCCCGAGATGCGTAATGTCTGGGAAGCAGAAAATAAGCTTCAAAAAATGCTCGATGTTGAAGCGGCTCTTGCAAAAGCAGAATCAGAGCTTAATTTAGTTCCAAAAGAAGCTGCAGAGGAAATAAACAAAAAAGCAAGTACTGAATATGTTACGCTGGAAAGAGTGGCTGAAATTGAAAGGCAAACCAATCACGATATAGCATCAATTGTTAAAGCCCTCGCAGAAGCATGTAGCGGCAATGCTGGAGAATATGTTCATTTTGGAGCCACTTCCAACGACATAATTGATACTTCACAATCACTTCTTTTTAAAGAATCCATTGCAATTTTAAAAGAAAAGCTGATTAATCTAACAAAAACCCTGCTTCAACTTGCTGATGAGCATAAAAATACTGTTAGCATAGGTAGGACCCATGGACAGCACGCTCTCCCCATTACATACGGTATGAAGTTTGCATTATGGGCTGATGAAGTTCACAGACAAATTGAAAGGCTTGATGCATGCAAAAACAGATTATGCGTGGGTATGATGACCGGTGCAGTGGGCACCATTGCAGCCCTTGGAGATGAAGGTCTGGATGTCCACAAAAAAGTGTCTGAAATACTGGGACTTGAACCTGTTTTAATCTCAAATCAGGTTGTTCAGAGGGATAATCACGCCGAATTCATTATGGATCTTGCAAATATAGCAAGCACCCTTGATAAAATTGGTTTAGAGATTAGAAATCTCCAGAGAACAGAAATAAAGGAAATTGGAGAAAAATTCGATCCTGAAAAGCAGGTTGGAAGCAGTACAATGCCCCATAAAATGAATCCAATAACTGCAGAGCGTATATGTGGGGTATCAAGAGTTATTCGTGCTTATGTGATCCCTGCACTTGAAAATAATCCTTTATGGCATGAAAGAGATCTTACAAATTCATCATGTGAACGAATAATCCTGCCTGAAGCCTGTATTCTCACTGACTATATACTGAATCTCACAATTAAATTACTTAAAAATCTGACATTCTATCCAGAAAACATTGAAAAGAATCTTAACGCCACCAATGGACTTATAATGGCCGAAAGATTAATGGCCGAACTCACAAGGAGAGGAATGGGAAGGCAAACTGCCTATG encodes:
- the purB gene encoding adenylosuccinate lyase, yielding MAIHPIEFRYGTPEMRNVWEAENKLQKMLDVEAALAKAESELNLVPKEAAEEINKKASTEYVTLERVAEIERQTNHDIASIVKALAEACSGNAGEYVHFGATSNDIIDTSQSLLFKESIAILKEKLINLTKTLLQLADEHKNTVSIGRTHGQHALPITYGMKFALWADEVHRQIERLDACKNRLCVGMMTGAVGTIAALGDEGLDVHKKVSEILGLEPVLISNQVVQRDNHAEFIMDLANIASTLDKIGLEIRNLQRTEIKEIGEKFDPEKQVGSSTMPHKMNPITAERICGVSRVIRAYVIPALENNPLWHERDLTNSSCERIILPEACILTDYILNLTIKLLKNLTFYPENIEKNLNATNGLIMAERLMAELTRRGMGRQTAYAFARKCSIKANRENTSLVDVVLSQDEIKQYLSSEEIREIMNPHTYIGSSVSIVNNVLEESKKWF
- a CDS encoding preprotein translocase subunit Sec61beta, translated to MAKRDKKVLPPSGAGLVRYFEEETKGPTLSPEQVVIMTVILAVACIALRFTQ